TCGCTTTAAGGCTGGTATTAAAAAAGGAGGTTACCTCATGAAAAGTTCATAAGATAACCTCCTGTAATCTGTTCGTTCAAGTTCACCTATTTATTCAAGTTAAATAGGATCTATGATGAACCGGGTAGTAAACTTAGAGTTTGGTTACCGTATAGGTGTTGGTAGCCAAGCTGAAGGTGATTCTGTAGTTACCTGCAGAGCTAATGGCAATATTATCACCGCCTTGTACCAGGTTTCCACCGCTTCCACCATAGTTAGTACCCCAATCATCATTCAAGCGGAACTTGATTTCACCAGCCACCAGATTAGTGTTCAGGCTCCAGGTTTGAGTACCGTTATTGTAGGTCAAATCGGTATCAGAATTCCATCCACCGGCAGTGGCACTACCTATTACACCCCAGCTGTATTTAGCCATGGCAAGGGTATTGGCATTCAGGTCAAGGGTTAGACGGTACATACCAGCACTTGGAGCAGCAATGTCACCACCAGAAGTACTTACATTTCCTCCACCGGCATCACCATAAGCGGTATTCCAGTTTTTAGCAGGTGTGATCTTGAACATCAGGTTACCTGGCGTGAAATTAATTATCCCTGTATAGATACCATTGCTGGTTGGGGAAATTAAGCTGTCAGCAGTAGCCGGGTTCCAGCCTTGGTAAGCACCAGGTACATACACATAAGAAATCAATGCATATGGATTCACCGTCATGCTCACTACGTTGGAATAAACCGGAGCAAAAGCGGTAGAACCTGTGATTTCAGACTTAACGCGAGTCTCAATTGTAGAATTTGCACCAGTTGGCAAACTCATAGACAAAAGAAGGGCGTTAAAATCTAAAACAGAATAGCTTCTGGAAGTTATACCACCTGGTATTACCACTTCTTTGGCGTTGGCAAAGTTGGTACCCGCTTTAGCAAACTGAATGGTATTGGTCAAGGCAGCATCAAATCCGAAATTTGCCTCAGTCCAGGTGAATTTAACCGCTTCTTTATCCTGGTTCGCTTTACTTAACATCAGGTTATTAGAAGAAGACGTAAAGGCAGCACCTGTACCATTTGTGTTGGCTACAATTCTATCTTCATCTTTCTCACAAGAAGAAAATAAGAATAACACCAAACCTAGCAGGCTGAAATGTTTTATTAAAGTTGTTTTCATATTTCTCTACTTTAAATTTTTAGATATCCATTAATAACCTGGGTTCTGCGTCAGGTTTCTGTTGGCAATGATATCAGTGGCGGGGATTGGGAACAAGTTATAGGTATCACTCACGCCTCTACCAGCTTTCACACCACCTTTCCAGGGCCATAAATAAGAAGCAGAAGTAAATCTACCGTAACGGATCAAGTCTGTACGGCGGAAACCTTCCCAGTAAAGCTCACGTCCTCTTTCATCCAGAATAAAATCAGTTGAAATACTGGTCACATTCCCTGAGGTATTTCCATAGGCTCTGGTTCTTAATGCATTGATGTACCCTAAAGCAGTAGCTGTGCTTCCGCCGGTACCGCCACGCAATACAGCTTCAGCATATACCAGGTACATTTCACCTAATCTGAACAAGGGGAAGTCGGTAGAAGTCCAGGTTCCGTTAGCAGATGGTGCTGTTGCGCCGGT
This Rufibacter radiotolerans DNA region includes the following protein-coding sequences:
- a CDS encoding SusE domain-containing protein — translated: MKTTLIKHFSLLGLVLFLFSSCEKDEDRIVANTNGTGAAFTSSSNNLMLSKANQDKEAVKFTWTEANFGFDAALTNTIQFAKAGTNFANAKEVVIPGGITSRSYSVLDFNALLLSMSLPTGANSTIETRVKSEITGSTAFAPVYSNVVSMTVNPYALISYVYVPGAYQGWNPATADSLISPTSNGIYTGIINFTPGNLMFKITPAKNWNTAYGDAGGGNVSTSGGDIAAPSAGMYRLTLDLNANTLAMAKYSWGVIGSATAGGWNSDTDLTYNNGTQTWSLNTNLVAGEIKFRLNDDWGTNYGGSGGNLVQGGDNIAISSAGNYRITFSLATNTYTVTKL